One Pan paniscus chromosome 16, NHGRI_mPanPan1-v2.0_pri, whole genome shotgun sequence DNA segment encodes these proteins:
- the SPTBN5 gene encoding spectrin beta chain, non-erythrocytic 5, with the protein MAGQPHSPRELLGAAGHRSRRPSTELRVPPSPSLTMDSQYETGHIRKLQARHMQMQEKTFTKWINNVFQCGQAGIKIRNLYTELADGIHLLRLLELISGEALPPPSRGRLRVHFLENSSRALAFLRAKVPVPLIGPENIVDGDQTLILGLIWVIILRFQISHISLDKEEFGASAALLSTKEALLVWCQRKTASYTNVNITDFSRSWSDGLGFNALIHAHRPDLLDYGSLRPDRPLHNLAFAFLVAEQELGIAQLLDPEDVAAAQPDERSIMTYVSLYYHYCSRLHQGQTVQRRLTKILLQLQETELLQTQYEQLVADLLRWIAEKQVQLEARDFPDSLPAMRQLLAAFTIFRTQEKPPRLQERGAAEALLFRLQTALQAQNRRPFLPHEGLGLAELSQCWAGLEWAEAARSQALQQRLLQLERLETLARRFQRKAALRESFLKDAEQVLDQARAPPASLATVEAAVQRLGMLEAGILPQEGRFQALAEIADILRQEQYHSWADVARRQEEVTVRWQRLLQHLQGQRKQVADMQAVLSLLQEVEAASHQLEELQGPARSTACGQQLAEVVELLQRHDLLEAQVSAHGAHVSHLAQQTAELDSSLGTSVEVLQAKARTLAQLQQSLVALVRARRALLEQTLQRAEFLRNCEEEEAWLKECGQRVGNAALGRDLSQIAGALQKHKALEAEVHRHQAVCVDLVRRGRDLSARRPPTQPDPGERAEAVQGGWQLLQTRVVGRGARLQTALLVLQYFADAAEAASWLRERRSSLERASCGQDQAAAETLLRRHVRLERVLRAFAAELRRLEEQGRAASARASLFTVNSALSPPGESLRNPGPWSEASCHPGPGDAWKMALPAEPDPDFDPNTILQTQDHLSQDYESLRALAQLRRARLEEAMALFGFCSSCGELQLWLEKQTALLQRVQPQADTLEVMQLKYENFLTALAVGKGLWAEVSSSAEQLRQRYPGNSTQIQRQQEELSQRWGQLEALKREKAVQLAHSVEVCSFLQECGPTQVQLRDVLLQLEAPQPGSSEDTRHALQLAQKKTLVLERRVHFLQSVVVKVEESGYAESQPLQGQVETLQGLLKQVQEQVAQQARRQAETQARQSFLQESRQLLLWAESVQAQLRGKEVSVDVASAQRLLREHQDLLEEIHLWQERLQQLDAQSQPMAALDCPDSQEVANTLRLLGQQGQELKVLWEQRQQWLQEGLELQKFGREVDGFTATCANHQAWLHLDNLGEDMREALSLLQQHREFGQLLSTLGPRAEALRAHGEKLVQSQHPAAHTVREQLQSVQAQWTRLQGRSEQRRRQLLASLQLQEWKQDVAELMQWMEEKGLMAAHEPSGACRNILQTLKRHEAAESELLATRRHVEALQQVGRELLSRRPCGQEDIQTRLQGLRSKWEALNRKMTERGDELQQAGQQEQLLRQLQDAKEQLEQLEGALQSSETGQELRSSQRLQKRHQQLESESQTLAAKMAALASKAHGMAASPAILEETQKHLQRLELLQGHLAIRGLQLQASVELHQFCHLSNMELSWVAEHMPHGSPTSYTECLNGAQSLHRKHKELQLEVKAHQGQVQWVLSSGRSLATSGHPQAQHIVEQCQELEGHWAELERACEARAQCLQQAVAFQQYFLDVSELEGWVEEKRPLVSSRDYGRDEAATLRLINKHQALQEELAIYWSSMEELDQTAQTLTGPEVPEQPRVVWERLREQLRALQELAATRDRELEGTLRLHEFLREAEDLQGWLASQKQAAKGGESLGEDPEHALHLCTKFAKFQHQVEMGRQRVAACRLLAESLLERGHSAGPMVRQRQQDLQAAWSELWELTQARGHALRDAETTLRVHRDLLEVLTQVQEKATSLPNNVARDLRGLEAQLRSHQGLERELVGTERQLQELLETAGRVQKLCPGPQAHAVQQRQQAVMQAWAVLQRRMEQRRAQLERARLLARFRMAVHDYASWAARVHQDLQVEENSQEPSSGPLKLSAHQWLRAELEAREKLWQQATQLGQQALLAAGTPTKEVQEELRALQDQRDQVYQAWARKQERLQAEQQEQLFLRECGRLEEILAAQEVSLKTSALGSSVEEVEQLICKHEVFLKVLTAQDKKEAALRERLKTLRRPRVRDRLPILLQRRVRVKELAESRGHALHASLLMASFTQAATQAEDWIQAWAQQLKEPIPPGDLRDKLKPLLKHQAFEAEVQAHEEVMTSVAKKGEALLAQSHPRAGEVSQRLQGLRKHWEDLRQAMALRGQELEDRRNFLEFLQRVDLAEAWIQEKEVKMNVGDLGQDLEHCLQLRRRLREFRGNSAGDTVGDARIKSISDLSLQLKNRDPEEVKIICQRRSQLNNRWASFHGNLLRYQQQLEGALEIHVLSRELDSVTKRIQEKEALIQALDCGKDLESVQRLLRKHEELEREVHPIQAQVESLEREVGRLCQRSPEAAHGLRHRQQEVAESWWQLRSRAQKWREALDALHQAQKLQAMLQELLVSAQRLRVQMDTSPAPRSPVEARRMLEEHQECKAELDSWTDSISLARSTGQRLLTAGHPFSSDVRQVLAGLEQELSSLEGAWQEHQLQLQQALELQLFLSSVEKVERWLCSKEDSLASEGLWDPLAPMEPLLWKHKMLERDLEMQAGKISALEATARGLHQGGHPEAQSALGRCQAMLLRKEVLFRQAGTRRHRLEELRQLQAFLQDSQEVAAWLREKNLVALEEGLLDTAMLPAQLQKQQNFQAELDASMHQQQELQREGQRLLQGGHPASEAIQERLEELGALWGELQDNSQKKVAKLQKACEALRLRRSMEELENWLEPIEVELRAPTVGQALPGVGELLGTQRELEAAVDKKARQAEALLDQAQAFVREGHCLAQDVEEQARRLLQRFKSLREPLQERRTALEARSLLLKFFRDADEEMAWVQEKLPLAAAQDYGQSLSAVRHLQEQHQNLESEMSSHEALTRVVLGTGHKLVQAGHFAAHEVAARVQQLEKAMAHLRAEAARRRLLLQQAQEAQQFLTELLEVGSWLAERGHVLDSEDMGHSAEATQALLRRLEATKRDLEAFSPRIERLQQTAALLESRKNPESPKVLAQLQAVREAHAELLRRAEARGHGLQKQLQLHQLERETLLLDAWLTTKAATAESQDYGQDLEGVKVLEEKFDAFRKEVQSLGQAKVYALRKLAGTLERGAPRRYPHIQAQMSRIEAAWERLDQAIKARTENLAAAHEVHSFHQAAAELQGRMQEKTALMKGEDGGHSLSSVRTLQQQHRRLERELEAMEKEVARVQTEACRLGQLHPAAPGGLAKVQEAWATLQAKAQERGQWLAQAAQGHAFLGRCQELLAWAQERQELASTEELAEDMAGAEQLLGQHEELGQEIRECRLQAQDLRQEGQQLVDNSHFMSAEVTECLQELEGQLQELEEAWALRWQRCAESWGLQKLRQRLEQAEAWLACREGLLLKPDYGHSVSDVELLLHRHQDLEKLLAAQEEKFAQMQKPEMEQELLQPQELKPGRAGSSLTSFQWRPSGHQGLGAQLAETRDPQDAKGTPTMEGSLEFKQHLLPGGRQPSSSSWDSCRGTLQGSSLSLFLDERMAAEKVASIALLDLTGAWCERLRGCHGRKHTFSLRLTSGAEILFAAPSEEQAESWWRALGSTAAQSLSPELKAKPVSSLNECTTKDARPGCLLRSDP; encoded by the exons gcGGGCATCAAGATCCGGAACCTGTACACAGAGCTGGCTGACGGCATCCACCTCCTGCGGCTGCTGGAGCTCATCTCAGGGGAGGCCCTGCCACCCCCCAGCCGGGGCCGCCTGCGTGTGCACTTCCTGGAGAACAGCAGCCGAGCTCTGGCCTTCCTCAGGGCCAAG GTGCCAGTACCACTCATCGGGCCAGAGAACATCGTGGACGGAGACCAGACACTCATCTTGGGACTCATCTGGGTCATCATTCTGCGTTTCCAGATCTCCCACATCTCCTTGGACAAG GAGGAGTTTGGGGCCAGCGCAGCCCTGCTGTCCACCAAGGAAGCCCTGCTGGTCTGGTGCCAGCGGAAGACGGCCAGCTACACCAACGTGAACATTACAGATTTCTCCCGAAGCTGGAGCGATGGGCTGGGCTTCAATGCCCTCATCCATGCCCACAG GCCAGACCTGTTGGACTACGGCTCCCTGCGTCCAGACCGCCCACTGCACAACCTTGCTTTTGCTTTCCTGGTGGCTGAGCAGGAGCTGGGCATCGCTCAGCTGCTGGACCCCGAGGACGTGGCAGCCGCACAGCCAGATGAGCGCTCTATCATGACCTACGTCTCCCTCTACTACCACTACTGCTCCCGCCTGCATCAGGGGCAGACTGTCCAGAGGAGACTCACTAAG ATCCTGCTTCAGCTCCAGGAGACAGAGCTGCTGCAGACCCAGTACGAGCAGCTGGTGGCCGACCTTCTACGCTGGATTGCAGAGAAGCAGGTGCAGCTGGAGGCGCGGGATTTTCCGGACTCGCTGCCCGCCATGCGGCAGCtactggcagcattcaccatcTTCCGCACCCAGGAGAAGCCACCCCGGCTACAGGAGCGAGGGGCCGCAGAGGCCCTGCTCTTCCGGCTACAGACAGCACTCCAAGCCCAGAACCGCAGGCCCTTCCTGCCTCATGAGGGCCTGGGCCTTGCAGAGCTGTCCCAGTGCTGGGCAGGGCTGgagtgggcagaggctgcaaggaGCCAGGCCCTGCAGCAGAGGCTACTGCAGCTGGAGCGGCTAGAAACCCTGGCCCGGCGCTTCCAGCGCAAGGCAGCCCTCCGGGAGAGTTTCCTTAAGGATGCAGAGCAGGTGCTAGACCAGGCCAGAGCCCCGccagccagcctggccacagTGGAGGCAGCCGTCcagaggctgggcatgctggAGGCTGGCATCCTGCCCCAGGAAGGGCGCTTCCAGGCCCTGGCTGAGATCGCAGACATCCTCCGGCAGGAGCAGTACCACAGCTGGGCAGATGTGGCCCGCAG GCAGGAGGAAGTTACCGTGCGCTGGCAGAGGCTCCTTCAGCATCTACAGGGACAGAGGAAGCAGGTGGCAGACATGCAGGCTGTGCTGAGCCTgctgcaggaggtggaggctgcctcCCACCAGCTGGAGGAGCTGCAG GGGCCGGCCAGGTCCACCGCCTGTGGGCAGCAGCTGGCAGAAGTGGTGGAGCTGCTGCAGAGGCATGACCTGCTGGAGGCTCAAGTCTCGGCCCACGGAGCCCATGTGAGCCATCTTGCTCAGCAGACAGCAGAGCTGGACTCCTCCCTGGGCACCAGTGTGGAGGTGCTGCAGGCCAAGGCCAGGACACTGGCCCAGCTCCAACAGAGCCTGGTGGCTCTTGTCAGGGCCCG GCGGGCCCTGCTGGAGCAGACCCTGCAGCGGGCAGAGTTCCTGCGCAACTGTGAGGAGGAGGAAGCCTGGCTGAAGGAGTGCGGACAGCGGGTGGGGAATGCGGCCCTGGGCCGGGATCTCAGCCAGATCGCAGGCGCCCTGCAGAAACACAAG GCCCTGGAAGCTGAGGTCCACCGCCACCAGGCCGTGTGCGTAGATCTCGTGCGGAGGGGACGCGACCTCAGCGCCCGCAGGCCCCCAACGCAGCCGGATCCCGGGGAACGGGCAGAGGCCGTTCAGGGAGGGTGGCAGCTGCTCCAGACCCGGGTGGTGGGGCGGGGCGCACGGCTGCAGACAGCCCTGCTGGTCCTGCAG TACTTCGCGGACGCGGCGGAGGCGGCTTCGTGGCTGCGCGAGCGGCGATCCTCGCTGGAGAGAGCGTCCTGCGGTCAGGACCAGGCGGCCGCCGAGACCCTGCTGAGGCGCCACGTGCGGCTGGAGCGCGTCCTGCGCGCCTTCGCGGCCGAGCTGCGGCGGCTGGAGGAGCAGGGGCGGGCGGCCTCGGCCCGGGCGTCGTTATTCACG GTAAACTCTGCCCTGAGCCCTCCAGGAGAAAGCCTGAGGAACCCAGGGCCCTGGAGTGAGGCTTCCTGCCACCCTGGCCCTGGGGATGCCTGGAAGATGGCCCTCCCAGCTGAGCCTGACCCTGACTTTGATCCCAACACTATACTCCAGACACAGGACCACTTGAGTCAGGACTATGAGAGTCTGCGGGCCCTGGCACAG CTCCGCAGGGCCCGGTTGGAGGAGGCCATGGCCCTGTTTGGTTTCTGCAGTTCCTGTGGGGAGCTCCAGTTGTGGCTGGAGAAGCAGACAGCGCTGCTCCAAAGGGTGCAGCCCCAGGCTGACACCCTGGAGGTCATGCAGCTCAAATATGAG AACTTCCTCACTGCCCTGGCTGTGGGAAAGGGCCTCTGGGCTGAGGTCAGCAGCTCTGCTGAGCAACTGAGGCAGAGATATCCTGGGAACTCCACACAAATCCAACGACAGCAGGAGGAACTGAGCCAGAG GTGGGGGCAGCTGGAGGCCCTGAAGAGGGAGAAGGCCGTGCAGCTGGCACACAGTGTGGAAGTGTGCAGTTTTCTGCAGGAGTGTGGACCCACACAGGTCCAGCTGCGAGACGTGCTCCTCCAGCTGGAGGCCCCGCAGCCAGGGAGCTCAGAGGACACCCGCCACGCCCTGCAGCTGGCCCAGAAGAAGACCCTGGTGCTGGAGAGGAGGGTCCACTTCCTCCAAAGTGTGGTCGTAAA ggtcGAGGAGTCAGGCTACGCAGAGAGCCAGCCTCTGCAAGGACAGGTGGAGACACTGCAGGGGCTGCTGAAGCAAGTACAGGAACAAGTGGCCCAACAGGCCCGGCGCCAGGCTGAGACTCAGGCCCGGCAGAGCTTCCTGCAAGAGAGCCGGCAACTGCTACTGTGGGCAGAGAGTGTCCAGGCTCAGCTGCGCGGCAAGGAGGTGTCGGTGGATGTGGCCTCGGCTCAGCGGCTGCTGAGGGAGCACCAAGACCTGCTGGAGGAGATCCACCTGTGGCAGGAGAG GCTACAGCAGCTGGACGCTCAGAGCCAGCCCATGGCAGCCTTGGACTGCCCAGACTCCCAAGAGGTGGCCAACACTCTGAGGCTCCTGGGGCAGCAGGGCCAGGAGCTGAAGGTTTTGTGGGAGCAGAGGCAACAGTGGCTGCAAGAGGGGCTGGAGCTCCAGAAGTTTGGCCGAGAAGTGGATGGTTTCACTGCCACCTGTGCcaaccaccaggcctggctgcacCTGGACAACCTTGGG GAGGACATGAGGGAGGCCCTGAGCCTGCTGCAGCAGCACCGGGAGTTTGGGCAGCTCCTGAGCACCCTGGGGCCTCGGGCAGAGGCTCTGCGGGCACATGGCGAGAAGCTGGTTCAGAGCCAGCACCCAGCTGCACACAC GGTCAGAGAGCAGCTGCAGAGTGTCCAGGCACAGTGGACCAGGCTCCAGGGGAGGAGTGAGCAGAGGAGGAGGCAGTTGCTGGCTTCCCTCCAGCTCCAG GAGTGGAAGCAGGATGTGGCAGAGCTGATGCAGTGGATGGAAGAGAAGGGGCTGATGGCTGCGCATGAGCCCTCCGGAGCGTGCAGAAACATCCTGCAGACACTCAAGCGGCACGAAGCAGCTGAGAGCGAGCTACTCGCCACCCGCAGACACGTGGAGGCCCTGCAGCAG GTTGGGAGAGAGCTGTTGAGTAGGAGGCCCTGTGGCCAGGAGGACATACAGACCAGGCTTCAAGGCCTGAGAAGCAAGTGGGAAGCTTTGAACCGCAAGATGACTGAGCGTGGGGACGAGCTCCAGCAGGCTGGACAGCAGGAGCAACTCCTGAGGCAGCTGCAG GATGCAAAGGAGCAGCTGGAGCAGCTCGAAGGGGCCCTACAGAGCTCGGAAACAGGGCAGGAACTGCGCTCCAGCCAGAGGCTGCAGAAACGGCACCAACAGCTGGAGAGTGAGAGCCAGACCCTGGCTGCCAAGATGGCTGCCCTTGCCTCCAAGGCCCATGGCATGGCCGCCTCCCCGGCCATCCTGGAAGAGACCCAGAAGCACCTCCAGAG gCTGGAGCTTCTGCAGGGGCATCTGGCCATCCGGGGCCTGCAGCTGCAGGCCTCAGTGGAGCTGCACCAGTTCTGccacctgagcaacatggagctCTCTTGGGTAGCCGAGCACATGCCCCATGGCAGCCCCACCAGCTATACCGAGTGCTTGAATGGTGCCCAGAGCCTTCACCGCAAGCACAAG GAGCTCCAGTTGGAGGTAAAAGCTCACCAGGGGCAGGTGCAATGGGTGCTGAGTTCTGGGCGGAGCCTGGCAACCTCAGGGCACCCCCAAGCCCAACACATCGTGGAGCAGTGCCAGGAGCTGGAAGGCCACTGGGCAGAGCTGGAGAGGGCATGTGAAGCGCGGGCCCAGTGTCTGCAGCAGGCTGTCGCTTTCCAGCAG TACTTTCTGGATGTGTCAGAGCTGGAGGGCTGGGTGGAGGAGAAGCGGCCGCTGGTGAGCAGTCGGGACTATGGCAGAGACGAGGCAGCCACCCTCAGGCTCATTAACAAGCACCAG GCTCTACAGGAGGAACTAGCCATTTACTGGAGCTCCATGGAGGAGCTTGACCAGACGGCCCAAACCCTCACTGGCCCCGAAGTCCCTGAGCAGCCGCGTGTGGTGTGGGAGAGGCTCCGGGAGCAGCTGCGGGCACTGCAGGAGTTGGCGGCCACACG GGACCGGGAACTGGAGGGGACCCTGAGGCTGCACGAGTTCCTGAGGGAGGCCGAGGACCTGCAGGGCTGGCTGGCAAGCCAGAAGCAGGCAGCCAAAGGAGGGGAGAGCCTGGGAGAGGACCCCGAGCATGCCCTG CACCTCTGCACCAAGTTTGCAAAGTTTCAGCACCAAGTGGAGATGGGCAGACAGCGGGTGGCCGCCTGCCGGCTGCTGGCGGAGAGCCTGCTAGAGCGTGGGCACAGTGCTGGCCCCATGGTCCGTCAGAGGCAGCAGGATCTGCA GGCCGCCTGGTCGGAGCTGTGGGAGCTGACCCAGGCCCGAGGCCACGCGCTCCGAGACGCCGAGACCACCCTCAGAGTTCACAGAGATCTCTTGGAAGTCCTCACCCAGGTCCAG GAGAAAGCCACAAGCCTCCCCAACAATGTGGCACGGGACCTGCGTGGGCTGGAGGCCCAGCTGAGAAGCCACCAGGGGCTGGAGCGAGAACTCGTGGGCACCGAGCGGCAG CTGCAGGAACTGCTGGAGACTGCAGGCAGGGTGCAGAAGCTGTGTCCGGGGCCTCAGGCCCATGCGGTGCAGCAGAGGCAGCAAGCTGTGATGCAGGCGTGGGCAGTGCTGCAGCGACGCATGGAGCAGCGCAGGGCCCAGCTGGAGCGGGCACGCCTCCTGGCCCGCTTCCGCATGGCG GTGCATGACTACGCCTCCTGGGCAGCCCGCGTGCACCAGGACCTGCAGGTGGAGGAGAACTCACAAGAGCCTAGCAGTGGCCCGCTGAAGCTCAGTGCCCACCAGTGGCTCCGGGCAGAGCTGGAGGCCCGAGAGAAGCTGTGGCAGCAGGCCACCCAGCTGGGCCAGCAGGCACTTCTTGCTGCAGGGACACCCACCAAGGAG GTCCAGGAAGAGCTTCGAGCCCTGCAGGACCAGCGGGACCAGGTGTATCAGGCCTGGGCACGGAAGCAAGAGAGGCTGCAGGCCGAGCAGCAGGAGCAGCTCTTCCTCAGAGAGTGCGGCCGCCTGGAGGAGATCCTCGCGGCCCAGGAG GTCTCCCTGAAAACCAGTGCCTTGGGGAGCTCGGTGGAAGAGGTAGAGCAGTTGATTTGCAAGCACGAGGTCTTCCTGAAGGTTCTGACTGCCCAGGACAAGAAG GAGGCAGCCCTGCGTGAGCGGCTGAAGACGCTCCGGCGCCCCCGGGTGCGGGACCGGCTTCCCATCCTGCTGCAGCGCCGGGTGAGAGTGAAGGAGCTGGCAGAGAGCCGGGGACACGCCCTGCATGCCTCCCTGCTGATGGCCAGCTTCACCCAGGCCGCAACCCAG GCTGAGGACTGGATCCAGGCGTGGGCCCAGCAGCTGAAGGAGCCGATCCCTCCTGGGGACCTGAGAGATAAGCTGAAGCCCCTGCTGAAACACCAGGCCTTTGAGGCTGAAGTCCAGGCCCATGAGGAGGTCATGACCTCTGTTGCCAAG aaGGGAGAGGCTCTCCTGGCACAGAGTCATCCTCGAGCCGGAGAGGTCTCCCAGCGGCTGCAGGGCCTGCGGAAGCACTGGGAGGACCTGAGGCAGGCAATGGCCCTCAggggccaggagctggaggacaGGCGGAACTTCCTGGAGTTCCTGCAGAGAGTGGACCTTGCAGAGGCCTGGATCCAGGAGAAG GAGGTGAAGATGAATGTTGGTGACCTGGGCCAGGACCTGGAGCACTGCCTGCAGCTCCGACGGCGGCTCCGCGAGTTCCGAGGAAACTCGGCCGGG GACACAGTGGGTGATGCCCGCATCAAGAGCATCAGTGACTTGTCACTGCAGCTCAAGAACCGGGACCCTGAGGAAGTCAAGATCATCTGCCAGCGGCGAAGCCAGCTCAACAACAG GTGGGCGAGTTTCCATGGCAACCTGCTCCGGTACCAGCAGCAGCTCGAAGGGGCCTTGGAGATACACGTGTTGTCCCGAGAGCTGGACAGTGTCACCAAGAGGATTCAGGAGAAG gaagccctgatCCAGGCCCTGGACTGTGGGAAAGATCTGGAGAGCGTGCAGAGGCTGCTGCGGAAACACGAGGAGCTGGAGCGGGAAGTACACCCCATCCAGGCCCAGGTGGAG TCCCTAGAGCGTGAAGTGGGCCGCCTCTGCCAAAGAAGCCCTGAGGCAGCCCACGGCCTCAGGCACAGGCAGCAGGAGGTGGCCGAGAGCTGGTGGCAGCTCCGGAGCAGGGCCCAGAAGTG GAGGGAGGCGCTGGATGCCTTGCACCAAGCTCAGAAACTCCAGGCAATGCTGCAGGAATTGCTGGTCAGCGCCCAGAGGCTGCGGGTTCAGATGGACACGAGCCCCGCTCCTCGCAGCCCTGTGGAAGCCCGGCGTATGTTAGAAGAGCATCAGGAGTGCAAG GCCGAGCTGGACTCCTGGACAGACAGCATCAGCCTGGCCCGAAGCACTGGGCAGCGACTGCTCACAGCGGGGCACCCCTTCAGCTCCGACGTTCGCCAGGTGCTGGCTGGCTTAGAACAGGAGCTGAGCAGCCTGGAAGGGGCCTGGCAGGAGCATCAGCTACAGCTGCAGCAGGCCCTGGAGCTACAG CTGTTTCTGAGCTCAGTGGAGAAGGTGGAACGTTGGCTTTGCAGCAAGGAAGACTCCCTAGCCAGTGAGGGTCTATGG GACCCCTTGGCCCCCATGGAGCCCCTTCTGTGGAAGCACAAGATGCTGGAGCGGGACCTGGAGATGCAGGCGGGAAAGATCAGTGCTCTGGAGGCCACGGCCCGCGGCCTGCACCAGGGTGGGCACCCCGAGGCCCAGAGTGCCCTGGGCAGGTGCCAGGCCATGCTTCTGAG GAAGGAGGTGCTCTTCAGGCAAGCCGGGACCCGCCGCCATCGCCTGGAGGAGCTCCGGCAGCTGCAGGCCTTCCTGCAGGACTCCCAGGAG GTGGCTGCgtggctgagggagaagaacCTGGTGGCCTTGGAGGAGGGTTTGCTGGACACAGCCATGCTGCCAGCACAGTTACAGAAGCAGCAGAATTTCCAGGCGGAGCTGGACGCGAGCATGCACCAACAGCAGGAGCTGCAGCGG GAGGGACAGAGGCTGCTGCAGGGGGGCCACCCAGCCTCGGAGGCCATCCAGGAGCGACTGGAGGAGCTGGGAGCACTCTGGGGTGAGCTGCAAGACAACTCCCAGAAGAAGGTGGCCAAGCTCCAGAAGGCCTGTGAG GCCCTGCGTCTGCGGCGGAGCATGGAGGAACTGGAGAACTGGCTGGAGCCCATCGAGGTTGAGCTGAGAGCCCCCACTGTGGGCCAGGCCCTGCCTGGGGTGGGTGAGCTCCTGGGCACACAGAGGGAGCTGGAGGCAGCAGTGGACAAGAAAgctaggcaggctgaggcactGCTGGACCAGGCCCAGGCCTTTGTGAGGGAAGGCCACTGCCTTGCCCAAGATGTGGAAGAGCAGGCCCGGCGGCTGCTTCAGAG GTTCAAGAGCCTGAGGGAGCCCCTGCAGGAGCGCAGGACGGCCCTGGAGGCCCGGAGCCTCCTCTTGAAGTTCTTCAGGGACGCCGACGAGGAAATGGCCTGGGTGCAGGAGAAGCTGCCTCTGGCCGCTGCCCAGGACTATGGCCAGAGCCTGAGTGCGGTGCGGCACCTGCAGGAGCAGCACCAG AACCTGGAGAGTGAGATGAGCAGCCACGAGGCTCTGACCCGGGTGGTGCTGGGCACTGGGCACAAGCTGGTGCAGGCTGGGCACTTTGCCGCCCACGAGGTGGCCGCCCGGGTGCAGCAGCTGGAGAAGGCCATGGCCCACCTGCGGGCAGAGGCGGCGCGGAGGCGGCTTCTGCTGCAGCAGGCTCAGGAGGCCCAGCAGTTTCTGACTGAG CTCCTGGAGGTGGGATCCTGGCTGGCTGAGCGGGGCCATGTCCTGGACAGCGAGGACATGGGCCACAGTGCTGAAGCCACACAGGCCCTTCTGCGGCGGCTGGAGGCCACCAAGAGAGACCTGGAAGCGTTCAGCCCACGCATCGAGCGGCTGCAGCAGACAGCAGCACTCCTGGAGAGCAGGAAGAACCCAGAAAG CCCCAAGGTGCTAGCCCAGCTGCAGGCAGTTCGGGAGGCCCACGCAGAGCTGCTGCGGAGGGCGGAGGCCAGGGGGCACGGCCTGCAGAAGCAGCTGCAGCTACACCAGCTGGAGCGAGAGACCCTGCTCCTCGACGCCTGGCTGACCACCAAGGCGGCCACCGCCGAGTCCCAGGACTACGGGCAGGACCTGGAGGGTGTCAAG GTGCTGGAAGAGAAGTTTGATGCTTTCAGAAAGGAAGTGCAGAGCCTCGGCCAGGCCAAGGTGTATGCCCTGAGGAAGTTGGCAGGCACCCTGGAGCGGGGTGCACCCAGGCGCTATCCCCACATCCAAGCCCAGATGAGCCGCATTGAGGCCGCTTGGGAGAGGTTGGACCAAGCAATAAAAGCCCGCACAGAG aACTTGGCTGCAGCCCATGAGGTCCACAGCTTTCACCAGGCAGCGGCTGAGCTCCAGGGAAGGATGCAGGAGAAGACGGCCCTGATGAAGGGAGAGGACGGAGGCCACAGCCTGTCATCTGTGCGGACCCTGCAGCAACAGCACAGGCGCCTGGAG AGAGAGCTGGAAGCTATGGAGAAGGAGGTGGCACGGGTACAGACGGAGGCCTGCCGACTGGGCCAGCTACATCCTGCAGCTCCGGGAGGCCTGGCCAAGGTGCAGGAGGCCTGGGCCACCCTGCAGGCGAAGGCCCAGGAGCGAGGCCAGTGGCTGGCGCAGGCTGCACAGGGCCATGCCTTCCTCGGGCGCTGCCAGGAACTGCT AGCATGGGCACAGGAGAGGCAGGAGCTGGCGTCCACCGAGGAGCTGGCTGAGGACATGGCGGGGGCTGAGCAGCTCCTTGGGCAGCATGAAGAGCTGGGGCAAGAAATCAGGGAGTGCCGCCTTCAAGCCCAGGACCTGCGGCAGGAAGGACAGCAGCTGGTGGACAACAGCCACTTCATGTCTGCGGAG